Proteins from one Enterobacter bugandensis genomic window:
- a CDS encoding MFS transporter, with translation MNTSVVSPGRAGLILLLIGQMLPMIDTSITNVALDAITHSLHATATELELIVALYGVAFAVCLALGSKLGDNLGRRRLFMWGVAVFGLASLLCGMAGNIEQLLAARIVQGAGAALIMPQILATLHVTLKGSAHAKAISLFGGIGGIAFIVGQMGGGWLVSADIAGLGWRNAFFINVPICLVVLALSRRYVPETRRETPSRIDWTGTVLLALILCCLLFPMALGPQWHWPWSLKVMLLAIIPLAWLMARNARKKERENAHPLIPPRLLQLRSVRFGIVIALLFFSVWSGFMFCMALTMQTGLGMAPWQSGNSFIALGVTYFISAWFAPRLIARYSTSTILLTGLAIQIIGLLALIATFRIWGVNNTALTLAPATGLVGYGQALIVNSFYRIGMRDIQPDDAGAASAILSTLQQAALGLGPAIFGAILLHGLQNYHGDYAQAITLFLAVETGLMVILALATLRMRHRLCLPVVKVCEAAK, from the coding sequence ATGAATACGTCAGTTGTTTCACCGGGTCGCGCAGGCCTGATATTGCTGTTAATCGGCCAGATGCTGCCGATGATTGATACCTCAATCACCAACGTGGCGCTGGACGCCATCACCCATTCGCTGCACGCCACCGCCACCGAGCTGGAGCTCATTGTCGCTCTCTACGGCGTGGCCTTTGCCGTCTGCCTTGCGCTCGGCAGCAAGCTGGGGGATAACCTTGGCCGCCGTCGCCTGTTTATGTGGGGCGTGGCAGTTTTTGGGCTGGCCTCGCTGCTGTGCGGGATGGCGGGAAATATTGAACAACTGCTGGCCGCACGCATCGTTCAGGGCGCGGGGGCAGCGCTCATCATGCCGCAGATCCTCGCCACGCTGCACGTCACGCTAAAAGGTAGCGCCCACGCGAAAGCCATTAGCCTGTTTGGCGGCATTGGCGGGATTGCGTTTATCGTCGGACAGATGGGCGGCGGCTGGCTGGTGTCGGCGGATATCGCCGGGCTGGGCTGGCGTAACGCCTTCTTTATCAACGTGCCGATTTGTCTGGTGGTGCTGGCGTTAAGCCGCCGCTACGTGCCGGAAACCCGTCGTGAAACGCCGTCGCGCATCGACTGGACAGGCACCGTGCTGCTGGCCCTCATTCTTTGCTGCCTGCTGTTCCCGATGGCGCTCGGTCCGCAGTGGCACTGGCCGTGGTCGCTGAAGGTTATGCTTCTTGCCATTATTCCGCTGGCCTGGCTGATGGCGCGGAACGCGCGCAAAAAGGAGCGAGAGAATGCCCATCCGCTGATCCCGCCACGCCTGCTTCAGCTTCGCAGCGTTCGCTTTGGCATCGTGATTGCGCTGCTCTTTTTCAGCGTCTGGTCCGGGTTTATGTTCTGTATGGCGCTGACCATGCAGACCGGTCTGGGGATGGCGCCGTGGCAGTCCGGGAACAGCTTTATCGCCCTGGGCGTGACCTATTTTATCTCTGCCTGGTTCGCGCCACGGTTGATTGCCCGCTACAGTACCAGCACGATTCTGCTGACGGGTCTGGCAATTCAGATAATCGGCCTGCTGGCGCTCATCGCGACGTTCCGGATTTGGGGCGTGAACAACACCGCGCTGACGCTGGCCCCAGCCACCGGGCTGGTCGGCTACGGCCAGGCGCTGATTGTAAACAGCTTCTACCGCATCGGGATGCGCGATATCCAGCCTGACGACGCAGGGGCCGCAAGCGCCATTCTCAGCACGCTGCAGCAGGCCGCGCTGGGTCTGGGACCGGCCATTTTCGGGGCGATTTTGCTGCACGGGCTGCAGAATTACCACGGGGATTACGCGCAGGCGATTACCCTTTTCCTGGCGGTGGAAACCGGCCTGATGGTTATCCTGGCGCTGGCGACGCTGCGCATGCGTCATCGTCTCTGCCTGCCGGTTGTGAAGGTCTGTGAGGCCGCCAAATAA
- a CDS encoding helix-turn-helix transcriptional regulator, whose translation MALMSEPVTSLQDDTRKQLGAFLRARRESLDPQRLGLPRSGRRRTPGLRREEVAMLADVGVTWYTWLEQGRDVNPSSAVMAAIAKALQCTPTEARHLFVLAGLPPGEAPQAVCCEGISEGTRRLLDTLMPKPASIQKPNFDIVAWNDSFGHLMGVDFNAIPPEDRNCIYLFLTHPAWRARLGRRDDVLPIFVSYFRAAMAEHRGDPLWEAKLARFFAVSEEFKTLWHQRNDVRGVENQLKLFTHPELGDFTLQQMYWYSAPRNGSRLLVYLPVDEAGERAMEWLAAQGK comes from the coding sequence ATGGCCTTGATGTCTGAACCCGTCACCTCACTTCAGGATGACACCCGAAAACAGCTGGGGGCATTTTTACGCGCCCGGCGGGAAAGCCTCGATCCCCAGCGTCTCGGCCTGCCGCGCAGCGGTCGGCGGCGCACGCCTGGCCTGCGCCGGGAAGAGGTGGCGATGCTCGCTGACGTGGGCGTGACCTGGTACACCTGGCTTGAGCAGGGCAGGGACGTCAACCCCTCCAGCGCAGTGATGGCCGCCATCGCAAAAGCGCTGCAGTGCACCCCGACCGAGGCCCGGCATCTTTTCGTGCTCGCCGGCTTGCCGCCGGGAGAAGCCCCGCAGGCGGTCTGCTGCGAGGGCATCAGCGAAGGCACGCGCCGCCTGCTGGATACCCTGATGCCTAAACCCGCCAGCATTCAGAAGCCCAACTTCGACATCGTCGCGTGGAATGACAGCTTCGGGCATCTCATGGGCGTCGATTTCAACGCCATCCCGCCGGAAGACCGCAACTGTATTTACCTGTTCCTTACCCATCCGGCGTGGCGTGCGCGTCTCGGCAGACGCGACGACGTGCTGCCGATTTTCGTTTCCTATTTCCGCGCGGCGATGGCCGAGCACCGGGGCGACCCGCTGTGGGAAGCCAAACTGGCGCGCTTCTTCGCGGTGTCCGAAGAGTTCAAAACCCTGTGGCACCAGCGCAACGACGTGCGAGGCGTGGAGAACCAGCTCAAGCTTTTTACCCATCCAGAACTGGGAGATTTTACGCTGCAGCAGATGTACTGGTACTCCGCGCCGCGAAACGGATCGCGGCTGCTGGTGTATCTCCCGGTGGATGAGGCGGGGGAAAGGGCGATGGAATGGCTGGCGGCGCAGGGGAAGTAA
- a CDS encoding type II toxin-antitoxin system RelE/ParE family toxin produces the protein MFRLIVHEAVREEILLLPAGVKAKLIRQLDKLRLNPTALREPDSKPLPHGLFEIRTVGLIHTRGIYVYPREKTIFLLRVFVKKTQKTPSAELRLALKRQQEMLDEQEDY, from the coding sequence GTGTTCAGACTTATCGTTCATGAGGCGGTAAGGGAAGAGATTCTCTTACTACCTGCTGGGGTGAAGGCGAAGCTGATTCGCCAGCTTGATAAATTGCGTTTAAACCCGACGGCTCTTCGGGAACCTGACAGCAAACCATTGCCGCATGGCCTGTTTGAAATAAGGACCGTTGGGCTGATCCATACCCGAGGTATCTATGTTTACCCGCGGGAAAAGACGATTTTTCTTTTGCGCGTGTTTGTTAAGAAGACGCAAAAAACGCCCTCTGCTGAACTTCGTCTGGCACTGAAGCGACAACAGGAGATGTTGGATGAGCAAGAAGATTATTGA
- a CDS encoding helix-turn-helix domain-containing protein, translating to MSKKIIDWDELRAELLSDSEVQASFDAEERKERLREMLAQWRNHAGLTRAQVAERMGVSAPTVSRMEANITRASLDTLTRYALVCGIKHPQITLY from the coding sequence ATGAGCAAGAAGATTATTGACTGGGATGAACTCAGGGCTGAACTGTTAAGCGATTCAGAGGTTCAGGCTTCCTTTGATGCAGAAGAGCGCAAGGAGCGTTTGCGGGAGATGCTGGCGCAATGGCGCAATCATGCTGGCCTGACGCGCGCCCAGGTGGCGGAGCGGATGGGCGTCAGCGCACCAACGGTATCAAGAATGGAAGCGAATATTACCCGGGCGAGTCTCGATACATTAACGCGTTATGCGCTGGTGTGCGGGATAAAGCATCCGCAGATTACGCTCTATTGA
- the nfsB gene encoding oxygen-insensitive NAD(P)H nitroreductase: MDIISVALKRHSTKAFDPTKKLTAEEAEKIKTLLQYSPSSTNSQPWHFIVASTEEGKARVAKSAAGTYVFNERKMLDASHVVVFCAKTAMDDAWLERVVDQEEADGRFNTPEAKAANHKGRTYFADMHRVDLKDDDQWMAKQVYLNVGNFLLGVGAMGLDAVPIEGFDAAILDEEFGLKEKGFTSLVVVPVGHHSVEDFNATLPKSRLPLSTIVTEC, encoded by the coding sequence ATGGATATCATTTCTGTCGCCCTGAAACGCCACTCTACCAAGGCGTTCGACCCAACCAAAAAACTGACCGCTGAAGAAGCAGAGAAAATCAAAACCCTGCTGCAGTACAGCCCTTCCAGCACCAACTCCCAGCCGTGGCACTTCATTGTGGCCAGCACCGAGGAAGGAAAAGCCCGCGTGGCAAAATCCGCCGCAGGCACTTACGTGTTCAACGAACGCAAAATGCTGGACGCCTCTCACGTGGTGGTGTTCTGCGCGAAAACCGCGATGGACGACGCCTGGCTGGAACGCGTTGTCGACCAGGAAGAGGCCGATGGCCGTTTCAACACGCCGGAAGCTAAAGCCGCGAACCATAAGGGCCGCACCTACTTCGCCGACATGCACCGCGTGGATCTGAAAGATGACGACCAGTGGATGGCGAAACAGGTTTACCTGAACGTCGGTAACTTCCTGCTGGGCGTGGGCGCGATGGGTCTGGACGCGGTGCCGATTGAAGGCTTTGACGCGGCGATTCTGGATGAAGAGTTTGGTCTGAAAGAGAAAGGCTTCACCAGCCTGGTGGTGGTGCCGGTTGGGCATCACAGCGTGGAAGATTTTAACGCCACGCTGCCGAAATCTCGCCTGCCGCTGAGCACGATTGTGACCGAGTGCTGA
- a CDS encoding MmcQ/YjbR family DNA-binding protein — MDSKSLQAHAKRVALEMPFTEHCWPFGPEYDVFKVGGKIFMLMATAHGRPHVSLKSDPEKSLLNQQIYRGVEPGYHLNKKHWISLYGTEDITPELVADLIEDSWNLVVDKLPKKDQKWIRPA; from the coding sequence ATGGACAGTAAATCCCTGCAGGCGCACGCAAAACGCGTCGCACTGGAGATGCCTTTCACCGAACACTGCTGGCCGTTTGGCCCCGAGTACGACGTGTTTAAGGTGGGCGGGAAAATTTTTATGCTGATGGCCACCGCGCACGGACGCCCCCACGTTAGCCTGAAATCCGACCCGGAAAAATCCCTGTTAAATCAGCAGATTTACCGTGGCGTTGAGCCGGGCTACCACCTCAATAAAAAACACTGGATTTCGCTCTACGGCACCGAGGACATCACGCCAGAACTGGTCGCCGACCTGATCGAGGATTCGTGGAACCTGGTCGTCGATAAGCTGCCGAAAAAAGACCAGAAATGGATACGCCCTGCCTGA
- a CDS encoding TetR/AcrR family transcriptional regulator — MARPKSEDKKQALLEAATVAFAQSGIAASTALIARNAGVAEGTLFRYFATKDDLLNALYLHLKQDLCQTMLANLDRTLTLPKEHTRNIWNSYVDWGIRNPVAHAAIRQIGVSEKLSAETEQAVKEMFPELHELCRRSVRPVFMSDEFKTFGDALFLSLAETTMEFATRDPSRATDFKALGFEAMWRGLAQEDNDGQ; from the coding sequence GTGGCACGTCCGAAGAGTGAAGATAAAAAACAGGCCTTACTGGAAGCCGCGACGGTGGCATTTGCACAGTCAGGTATTGCCGCCTCAACGGCGTTAATTGCCCGGAATGCGGGCGTCGCTGAAGGCACGCTGTTTCGCTACTTTGCTACTAAAGACGATCTGCTGAATGCCCTTTACCTGCACCTCAAGCAGGATCTCTGCCAGACCATGCTGGCGAACCTCGATCGCACCCTCACGCTTCCTAAAGAGCATACCCGCAATATCTGGAACAGCTACGTGGACTGGGGGATTCGTAACCCCGTGGCGCATGCGGCGATCCGCCAGATTGGCGTCAGTGAAAAGCTGAGCGCTGAAACGGAACAGGCGGTGAAAGAGATGTTCCCGGAACTTCACGAGCTATGCCGCCGTTCGGTGCGCCCGGTGTTTATGTCCGATGAATTCAAAACGTTTGGCGATGCGCTTTTCTTATCGCTGGCGGAAACCACCATGGAGTTTGCCACCCGCGATCCGTCCCGCGCCACCGATTTTAAAGCGCTGGGTTTCGAAGCCATGTGGCGCGGGCTGGCTCAGGAGGATAACGATGGACAGTAA
- a CDS encoding RomA family MBL fold metallo-hydrolase — translation MKKPLFICVVFLMIIASTASLPFVLNAGFGQPPQGAQLTEVEASPHYRDGKFHNALPTPGFTGQQNMLVAWWQFLTRKTENARPAQPLPLVKTDLASLPLEQDTLVWLGHSSWYMQLAGKRILIDPVLGNYAAPFSFLNKAFAGEYPWRAESMPEIDLLIISHDHYDHLDYATIRALLPKVKRVVTPLGVGSHLRYWGMKPKIIDERDWNQSVHISDALTVHVLPARHFSGRGIKRDQTLWGSFMFVTPEQKVYYSGDSGYGPHFKAIGEQFGEVDLAIMENGQYDQDWKYIHMLPDETAQASADLNAKAVVPGHNGRFVLAKHTWNDPLIQLARASKDKNYRLLTPELGEPVRVSDSTQQFREWWE, via the coding sequence ATGAAAAAGCCTCTCTTCATCTGCGTGGTGTTCCTCATGATTATTGCTTCAACTGCGAGTTTACCGTTTGTTCTGAATGCCGGATTTGGCCAGCCGCCGCAGGGTGCGCAGCTTACGGAAGTGGAGGCTTCTCCGCACTATCGCGACGGGAAGTTCCACAACGCGCTCCCGACGCCTGGCTTTACCGGGCAGCAAAACATGCTGGTGGCGTGGTGGCAGTTCCTGACCCGTAAAACCGAAAACGCTCGTCCGGCGCAGCCGCTGCCGCTGGTGAAAACCGATCTGGCGAGCCTGCCTCTGGAGCAGGATACGCTGGTGTGGCTCGGCCACTCCTCGTGGTATATGCAGCTGGCGGGAAAACGCATTCTGATCGACCCGGTCCTCGGCAACTACGCCGCGCCGTTCTCGTTCCTCAATAAAGCGTTTGCGGGAGAGTATCCGTGGCGCGCGGAGAGCATGCCGGAAATCGACCTGCTGATTATCTCGCACGATCACTACGACCATCTGGACTACGCCACCATCCGGGCGCTACTGCCGAAGGTGAAGCGCGTCGTTACGCCGCTCGGCGTGGGATCCCACCTGCGCTACTGGGGAATGAAGCCTAAGATTATCGACGAACGGGACTGGAACCAGTCGGTGCACATCAGCGATGCGCTGACGGTTCATGTCCTGCCCGCGCGCCACTTCTCGGGGCGCGGCATTAAGCGTGACCAGACCCTGTGGGGCAGCTTCATGTTTGTCACGCCAGAGCAGAAGGTCTACTACAGCGGCGATTCCGGTTATGGCCCGCACTTTAAGGCCATCGGCGAACAGTTTGGTGAAGTGGATTTAGCCATCATGGAAAACGGCCAGTACGACCAGGACTGGAAGTACATCCACATGCTGCCGGATGAAACGGCGCAGGCCTCGGCGGACCTCAATGCGAAAGCGGTGGTGCCGGGGCATAACGGACGCTTCGTGCTGGCGAAACACACCTGGAACGATCCGCTGATCCAGCTGGCGCGGGCCAGCAAGGACAAAAATTATCGGCTGCTGACGCCGGAACTCGGTGAGCCGGTCCGGGTGAGCGATAGCACGCAACAATTTCGTGAGTGGTGGGAATAA
- a CDS encoding RamA family antibiotic efflux transcriptional regulator produces the protein MTISAQVIDTIVEWIDDNLHQPLRIEEIARHAGYSKWHLQRLFMQYKGESLGRYIRERKLLLAARDLRESDERVYEICLRYGFESQQTFTRIFTRTFHQPPGAYRKENHSRAH, from the coding sequence ATGACGATTTCCGCTCAGGTCATTGATACGATTGTCGAATGGATCGATGACAACCTACACCAGCCGCTACGCATCGAAGAGATCGCCCGCCACGCGGGTTACTCCAAGTGGCATTTACAGCGGCTGTTTATGCAGTACAAAGGCGAAAGCCTGGGGCGCTACATCCGCGAGCGCAAGCTGCTGCTGGCGGCGCGGGATCTGCGTGAATCTGACGAGCGCGTGTACGAAATCTGCCTGCGCTACGGCTTTGAATCGCAGCAGACGTTTACGCGCATCTTTACCCGCACCTTCCATCAGCCGCCCGGGGCTTACCGCAAAGAGAACCATAGTCGGGCGCATTGA
- a CDS encoding DUF1158 domain-containing protein: MKHPLESLLTAGGILLMALISCLLLPAPSLGLVLAQKLVQTFHMVDLNQLYTILFCVWFLLLGAIEFFILRFVWRRWFSLAS, encoded by the coding sequence ATGAAACACCCGTTGGAATCGCTGCTGACTGCGGGGGGCATTTTATTGATGGCCCTGATCTCTTGCTTACTGCTACCCGCGCCGTCGCTGGGTCTGGTGCTGGCGCAGAAGCTGGTTCAAACCTTTCATATGGTCGACCTGAACCAGCTCTACACCATTTTGTTCTGCGTGTGGTTTTTACTGCTCGGCGCTATCGAATTCTTCATCCTGCGTTTCGTCTGGCGCCGCTGGTTTTCACTGGCGTCGTAG
- a CDS encoding cation-transporting P-type ATPase, with translation MTEKKYSPNVPPSGGLAYQQTAEQVLTHVQSQASGLDRAEAQARLQKTGPNALPEKKGKPAWLRFLAHFNDVLIYVLLAAAVLTAVMGHWVDTLVILGVAVINALIGHIQESNAEKSLKSIRNMLSSEARVIRNGNHETIPTTEIVPGDIIVLRAGDRIPADMRLIEAHNLRVEEAILTGESTVVDKHTNPLSGELPLGDRTNMVFSGTTVSAGGGIGVVIATGKDTELGHINQMMAGIEKHRTPLLVQMDKLGKAIFVIILAMMAALFVFSLMFREIPMGELLLSLISLAVASVPEGLPAIISIILSLGVQAMARKRAIIRKLPTVETLGAMTVVCSDKTGTLTMNEMTVKAIITADVCYRVDGNSYEPVGNIYLEGSDEPVQIQPGTVLEQYLRTFDLCNDSQLIQDERGLWGITGGPTEGALKVLAAKASLEPVATTLINKIPFDSQYKYMSTHYQIGGEEQILITGAPDVIFALCNQQQTRNGAQAFNRAYWETEMERYARQGLRMVAAAFKPANGGQELTHDDLSHGLIFLGIAGMMDPPRPEAIDAINACQQAGIRVKMITGDHPQTAMSIGQMLGISNSEQAVTGYQLEKMDDAELAEAAVKYDIFARTSPEHKLRLVKALQDKGEIVGMTGDGVNDAPALRQADVGIAMGIKGTEVTKEAADMVLTDDNFATIASAVKEGRRVYDNLKKTILFIMPTNLAQGLLIVIALLAGNIIPLTPVLILWMNMATSATLSFGLAFEAAERNIMRRPPRQTGQHVMDAYAVWRVAFVGTMIAIAAFALEAWLAPRGHSAEFIRTVLLQMLVCAQWVYMINCRNTEGFSLNRGLLANKGIWLVTGVLFLLQAAIIYLPFMQMLFGTEALPLRYWFVTLAVAGVMFFVVEIEKRLTRRFRKAA, from the coding sequence ATGACTGAAAAAAAATACTCCCCAAACGTGCCGCCTTCCGGCGGGCTGGCATACCAGCAGACCGCAGAGCAGGTGCTTACCCACGTGCAGAGCCAGGCCAGCGGTCTGGATCGTGCAGAGGCGCAGGCGCGTCTGCAAAAAACAGGGCCGAACGCGCTGCCGGAGAAAAAAGGCAAACCCGCCTGGCTGCGTTTTTTGGCCCATTTTAACGATGTGCTGATTTACGTTCTGCTGGCCGCCGCGGTATTAACGGCGGTAATGGGTCACTGGGTCGATACGCTGGTAATTTTGGGCGTGGCGGTCATCAATGCGCTAATTGGCCATATTCAGGAAAGCAACGCAGAAAAATCGCTGAAGAGTATTCGCAATATGCTTTCCAGTGAGGCGCGCGTTATTCGTAACGGCAACCATGAAACCATACCGACGACGGAAATAGTTCCGGGCGATATTATTGTATTGCGCGCGGGGGATCGTATTCCGGCGGATATGCGTTTAATCGAGGCGCATAATTTACGCGTGGAGGAGGCGATTCTGACCGGTGAGTCCACCGTGGTGGATAAACACACGAATCCGCTGAGCGGCGAATTACCGCTGGGCGACCGCACCAATATGGTCTTTTCCGGGACGACCGTGAGCGCAGGCGGCGGCATCGGCGTGGTCATTGCCACCGGTAAGGATACGGAGCTCGGCCACATCAACCAGATGATGGCGGGCATTGAAAAGCACCGCACCCCGCTGCTGGTGCAGATGGACAAGCTGGGTAAAGCCATCTTCGTCATTATTCTGGCGATGATGGCCGCGCTGTTCGTCTTCAGCCTGATGTTCCGCGAGATCCCGATGGGCGAGCTGCTGCTCTCCCTGATCAGCCTGGCGGTTGCCTCCGTACCGGAAGGTCTGCCGGCGATTATCTCCATCATCCTCTCCCTGGGCGTGCAGGCGATGGCGCGCAAACGGGCGATTATCCGCAAGCTGCCGACGGTTGAAACCCTGGGCGCGATGACCGTGGTCTGCTCGGATAAAACCGGGACCCTGACCATGAACGAGATGACGGTAAAAGCCATCATCACCGCCGACGTCTGCTACCGCGTGGACGGCAACAGCTACGAGCCGGTAGGCAATATCTACCTGGAAGGCAGCGACGAGCCGGTGCAGATCCAGCCGGGCACCGTCCTGGAGCAGTATCTGCGCACCTTTGACCTGTGCAACGACAGCCAGCTGATTCAGGACGAGCGCGGCCTGTGGGGCATTACCGGTGGGCCGACCGAGGGCGCGCTGAAGGTGCTGGCGGCGAAGGCCAGCCTTGAGCCGGTGGCGACCACGCTGATTAACAAGATCCCGTTCGATTCTCAGTACAAGTACATGAGCACCCACTACCAGATTGGCGGTGAGGAGCAGATTTTGATTACCGGCGCGCCGGACGTCATTTTCGCCCTGTGCAACCAGCAGCAGACGCGTAACGGTGCGCAAGCGTTCAACCGTGCGTACTGGGAAACGGAGATGGAGCGCTATGCGCGTCAGGGGCTGCGCATGGTCGCTGCGGCGTTCAAGCCAGCGAACGGCGGGCAGGAGCTGACGCACGACGACCTGAGCCACGGCCTGATCTTCCTCGGCATCGCCGGAATGATGGATCCGCCGCGCCCGGAAGCGATTGATGCGATTAACGCCTGCCAGCAGGCGGGGATCCGCGTCAAGATGATCACCGGCGATCACCCGCAGACGGCGATGAGCATCGGCCAGATGCTGGGGATCAGCAACAGCGAGCAGGCGGTCACCGGCTATCAGCTGGAGAAAATGGACGATGCCGAGCTGGCGGAAGCGGCGGTGAAGTATGACATCTTCGCCCGTACCAGCCCGGAGCATAAGCTGCGCCTGGTGAAAGCGTTGCAGGATAAAGGCGAAATCGTCGGCATGACCGGCGACGGCGTAAACGATGCCCCGGCGCTGCGCCAGGCGGACGTCGGCATCGCGATGGGCATCAAAGGCACGGAAGTCACCAAAGAGGCGGCGGACATGGTCCTGACGGACGATAACTTCGCCACCATCGCCAGCGCGGTGAAAGAGGGGCGTCGCGTTTACGACAACCTGAAGAAAACCATCCTGTTCATCATGCCGACCAACCTGGCGCAGGGGCTGCTGATTGTGATTGCGCTGCTGGCGGGGAACATCATTCCGCTAACGCCGGTGCTGATTTTGTGGATGAACATGGCGACCTCCGCCACGCTCTCCTTCGGCCTGGCCTTTGAGGCCGCCGAGCGCAACATCATGCGCCGCCCGCCGCGCCAGACCGGGCAGCACGTAATGGACGCCTACGCCGTGTGGCGCGTGGCCTTCGTCGGCACCATGATTGCCATCGCCGCCTTTGCGCTTGAAGCCTGGCTGGCCCCGCGCGGCCACAGCGCGGAGTTCATCCGCACCGTGCTGCTGCAGATGCTGGTCTGCGCCCAGTGGGTGTACATGATTAACTGCCGCAACACCGAAGGGTTCTCCCTCAACCGCGGCCTGCTGGCGAACAAAGGGATCTGGCTGGTGACGGGCGTACTGTTCCTGCTCCAGGCGGCCATTATCTACCTGCCGTTTATGCAGATGCTGTTCGGCACCGAAGCGCTGCCGCTGCGCTACTGGTTCGTGACGCTGGCGGTGGCTGGGGTGATGTTCTTCGTCGTCGAAATCGAGAAGCGACTGACCCGCAGGTTCCGTAAGGCTGCATAA
- a CDS encoding efflux RND transporter periplasmic adaptor subunit, translated as MKLPLLFALLVSTLQPVFAAAVPVRVATVEQTAHAAERQIPGRIEAIHTVELRARTEGVITKINFRDGQYVKKGDVLFELDDAEPRAALRLAQAEVRSAEATLRQAQQQLSRFESLGSSNAISRHDVDNARMQRDVASAALEQAKARLDTRSVTLNYTRITSPIDGRVGHSQFHVGSLVNPASGVLVEVVQLDPIRIAFALEEGAFATKAGQHADISAMKQAWQALIDSNGQRVGGELTSVDNRIDPRTASVMLRAEFANPRHQLLPGGNVNVYLRPASELPVLTLPAAAVQQNGDGYFAWVVNADGKAERRPLSVAGHIGQQFQIASGVKPGERAITDGAQRVQPGAAVQILN; from the coding sequence ATGAAACTTCCACTCCTGTTCGCACTTCTTGTCAGTACCCTGCAACCCGTCTTCGCCGCCGCGGTCCCCGTTCGCGTCGCCACCGTGGAGCAGACCGCCCACGCCGCCGAGCGCCAGATCCCGGGACGCATCGAAGCCATTCACACCGTTGAACTGCGCGCACGCACGGAAGGCGTGATAACGAAAATCAACTTCCGCGACGGGCAGTACGTGAAAAAAGGCGACGTGCTGTTCGAGCTGGACGACGCCGAGCCGCGCGCTGCCCTGCGTCTGGCGCAGGCTGAAGTGAGAAGCGCTGAAGCCACGCTGCGTCAGGCGCAGCAGCAGCTTTCCCGCTTCGAAAGCCTGGGCAGCAGCAACGCCATCAGCCGTCACGACGTGGACAACGCCCGCATGCAGCGCGACGTGGCGAGCGCCGCGCTGGAGCAGGCGAAAGCCCGGCTCGACACCCGCAGCGTCACCCTGAACTACACCCGCATCACCTCGCCGATTGACGGTCGCGTGGGCCACAGCCAGTTCCACGTGGGCAGCCTGGTGAATCCTGCCAGCGGCGTGCTGGTGGAGGTGGTGCAGCTCGATCCCATCCGCATCGCCTTTGCGCTGGAGGAGGGGGCGTTTGCCACCAAAGCCGGACAGCACGCGGATATCAGCGCCATGAAGCAGGCCTGGCAGGCGCTGATCGACAGCAACGGTCAGCGCGTCGGCGGGGAACTGACGTCCGTGGACAACCGGATCGATCCGCGCACCGCCAGCGTGATGCTGCGCGCCGAGTTCGCTAACCCGCGCCACCAGCTGCTGCCCGGCGGCAACGTGAATGTCTACCTGCGTCCGGCGAGCGAGCTGCCGGTGCTGACGCTGCCTGCCGCCGCGGTCCAGCAGAACGGCGACGGCTACTTTGCCTGGGTCGTTAACGCCGACGGCAAAGCCGAAAGGCGCCCGCTGAGCGTGGCCGGGCATATCGGCCAGCAGTTTCAGATTGCCTCCGGCGTGAAGCCCGGTGAGCGAGCGATTACCGACGGCGCGCAGCGCGTGCAGCCCGGCGCTGCCGTCCAGATACTCAATTAA